A genomic stretch from Bradyrhizobium sp. 195 includes:
- a CDS encoding D-alanine--D-alanine ligase family protein codes for MRITILFGGSNRERLVSVASAQALYQALPEADLWWWDVEDKVHVVQAKQLLEHTRPFEDEFKPGTLGIPLEQALDQAKAEDRVLVLGLHGGRAENGELQVMCEARGVAFTGSGSASSHLAFDKIAAKHFAALGGVTPPENVALDNIDEAFAEYGRLIAKPARDGSSYGLIFVNAKQDLVAVRNAARHEEYVIEPYIAGIEATCGVLERADGSIIALPPIEIIPGEGNFDYAAKYLLKSTQEICPGRFAPEITAALKAQAMLAHRAMSCTGYSRSDFIVSDRGLVYLETNTLPGLTKSSLYPKALKAEGIEFVDFLRGLVELAGRGVRK; via the coding sequence ATGCGCATCACGATCCTCTTCGGCGGCTCCAACCGGGAGCGTCTGGTTTCGGTCGCCTCGGCCCAGGCGCTGTATCAGGCGCTGCCCGAGGCTGATCTCTGGTGGTGGGACGTCGAGGACAAGGTGCATGTCGTGCAGGCGAAGCAACTGCTCGAACATACCCGTCCGTTCGAGGACGAGTTCAAGCCGGGCACATTAGGCATTCCGCTGGAGCAGGCACTCGATCAGGCCAAGGCTGAGGATCGTGTGCTGGTGCTCGGTCTGCATGGCGGGCGTGCCGAGAACGGCGAATTGCAGGTGATGTGCGAGGCGCGCGGCGTGGCCTTCACCGGATCGGGCTCGGCTTCCTCGCATCTCGCCTTCGACAAGATCGCGGCCAAGCATTTCGCCGCCCTCGGCGGCGTGACGCCGCCGGAGAACGTTGCGCTCGACAACATCGACGAAGCCTTCGCCGAATACGGGAGGCTGATCGCAAAGCCGGCGCGCGACGGATCGAGCTATGGCCTGATCTTCGTCAATGCCAAGCAGGATCTCGTCGCCGTCCGCAATGCGGCCAGGCACGAAGAATATGTGATCGAGCCTTATATCGCCGGCATCGAGGCGACCTGCGGCGTGCTGGAGCGCGCCGATGGTTCGATCATCGCGCTGCCGCCGATCGAGATCATTCCGGGCGAGGGCAATTTCGACTACGCCGCAAAATATCTCCTGAAGTCGACCCAGGAGATCTGCCCCGGCCGTTTCGCACCCGAGATCACCGCCGCGCTGAAGGCGCAGGCGATGCTGGCGCACCGCGCGATGTCCTGCACTGGCTATTCCCGGTCGGACTTCATCGTCTCGGACAGGGGCCTGGTCTATCTCGAGACCAACACGCTGCCCGGGCTGACCAAGTCCTCGCTCTACCCCAAGGCGCTGAAAGCCGAGGGGATCGAATTCGTCGACTTCCTGCGCGGCCTGGTGGAGCTCGCCGGGCGAGGCGTGCGGAAATAG
- a CDS encoding cell division protein FtsQ/DivIB yields MDGAESLTRSLFRSLRPQADLKAAAIGAVVLLREWLQDKRDERRAAAKIKSRAKAVVEREPPPRVVALVERYLPRRVGISMTVLLLIGSCGFGIVKGGHLQDFITAVSDTRNALANSAGFRITSVVINGRKQLTQDEILAIGGVSGRSSLLFLDADAVRDKLKANPWIADATVLKLYPGQLMIELTERKAFALWQEAGRLSVIADDGAVLEPYVSRRFLSLPLVVGKGAETQARDFLALLARYPQVNSVTKAAIFVGERRWNLRLKDGLDIRLPEQDVGNALAMLSKLDKEDRLFSRDIVAVDMRLPDRLVVQLSEDAAKAREDLFKDKKKKKAGDSA; encoded by the coding sequence ATGGATGGAGCAGAAAGCCTCACCCGGTCCCTTTTCAGATCGCTGAGGCCCCAAGCTGACCTGAAGGCGGCCGCGATCGGAGCGGTCGTGCTTCTGCGCGAGTGGCTGCAGGACAAGCGTGACGAGAGGCGCGCAGCCGCCAAGATCAAGAGTAGAGCAAAGGCCGTCGTCGAGCGCGAGCCGCCGCCGCGCGTGGTCGCACTCGTCGAGCGCTACCTGCCGCGCCGGGTCGGGATCAGCATGACCGTGCTGCTGCTGATCGGAAGCTGCGGCTTCGGCATCGTCAAGGGCGGCCATCTCCAGGATTTCATCACCGCGGTCAGCGACACTCGCAACGCGCTGGCCAATTCCGCCGGGTTCCGCATTACCTCCGTCGTGATCAACGGCCGCAAACAGCTTACCCAGGACGAGATCCTGGCGATCGGTGGCGTCAGCGGCCGCTCCTCGCTGCTGTTCCTCGACGCCGACGCGGTGCGCGACAAGCTCAAGGCCAATCCCTGGATCGCGGATGCGACCGTGCTGAAGCTCTATCCGGGCCAGCTCATGATCGAGCTCACCGAGCGCAAGGCGTTCGCGCTGTGGCAGGAGGCTGGCCGGCTCTCGGTCATCGCCGATGACGGCGCCGTGCTCGAGCCCTACGTCTCGCGCCGTTTCCTGTCGTTGCCGCTCGTGGTCGGCAAGGGCGCCGAAACCCAGGCTCGCGACTTCCTCGCGCTGCTGGCGCGCTATCCGCAGGTCAATTCGGTGACCAAGGCCGCGATCTTCGTCGGCGAGCGGCGCTGGAATCTGAGGCTCAAGGACGGTCTCGACATCCGCCTGCCCGAGCAGGACGTTGGCAACGCGCTCGCGATGCTGTCCAAGCTCGACAAGGAGGACCGGCTGTTCTCCCGCGACATCGTCGCCGTCGACATGCGCCTGCCCGATCGGTTGGTGGTGCAGCTGTCCGAGGACGCCGCCAAGGCGCGCGAGGATCTGTTCAAGGACAAGAAGAAAAAGAAGGCCGGGGATTCCGCATGA
- the ftsA gene encoding cell division protein FtsA — translation MTGLDRTQTPKTRPMPHKRGGLVACLDIGTSKIACMIARLKPSAPSEALRGRTHAVELIGYSQIQSRGMKAGAVIDLGECEQAVRQAVALAEKMAKVRVESVLLSVSGGRLSGQLVEAAADIRGGAVTQADVSRVTSTGMRHATGEGRTVLHALPVGYTLDGVKGIRDPRGMVAHQFGIDMNVVTCDATVARNLMLAVERCHINVEAMAASSYVAGLSVLTDDEADLGAAVVEMGAGTTTIAVYSGGRFVHAAGFAVGGQHITMDLARGLSATIADAERIKTLYGTVITGGSDSRELMSVPTAGDEQDLPQIVSRATIANIVKHRAEEVFEMVRDKLKDSPFAAEPNGRVVLSGGASQLTGLVELGTQILGRPVRVGRPLGFGRLPNEAKNAAFAVPAGLLVYPQYVHLEHVEPRHTRQQVRTGTGGYFGKVGRWLREGF, via the coding sequence ATGACCGGTCTCGATCGCACCCAGACACCGAAGACGCGCCCGATGCCGCACAAGCGCGGCGGCCTGGTCGCCTGCCTCGATATCGGCACCAGCAAGATCGCCTGCATGATCGCGCGGCTGAAGCCGTCGGCGCCGAGCGAGGCGCTGCGCGGCCGTACCCACGCGGTGGAGCTGATCGGCTACAGCCAGATCCAGTCGCGCGGCATGAAGGCCGGCGCGGTGATCGATCTCGGTGAATGCGAGCAGGCGGTGCGCCAGGCCGTCGCGCTCGCGGAGAAGATGGCCAAGGTGCGGGTCGAGTCCGTGCTGCTCTCGGTCTCCGGCGGCCGGCTTTCCGGCCAGCTGGTCGAAGCCGCCGCCGACATCCGTGGTGGCGCCGTGACGCAGGCCGACGTCAGCCGCGTCACCTCCACCGGCATGCGTCACGCCACGGGCGAAGGCCGCACCGTGCTGCACGCGCTGCCGGTCGGCTACACGCTCGACGGCGTCAAGGGCATCCGCGATCCCCGCGGCATGGTTGCCCATCAGTTCGGCATCGACATGAACGTCGTCACCTGCGACGCCACCGTTGCGCGGAACCTGATGCTGGCGGTCGAGCGCTGCCACATCAATGTCGAAGCCATGGCGGCGAGCTCGTATGTGGCCGGCCTGTCGGTGCTGACCGACGACGAGGCCGATCTCGGCGCCGCGGTCGTCGAGATGGGCGCGGGCACCACCACGATTGCCGTTTATTCAGGCGGCCGTTTCGTGCATGCGGCGGGTTTTGCGGTCGGCGGGCAACACATCACGATGGATCTCGCGCGCGGACTCTCCGCGACCATTGCCGATGCCGAGCGAATCAAGACGTTATACGGGACCGTCATCACCGGCGGATCGGACTCGCGTGAGCTGATGTCTGTGCCGACAGCCGGTGACGAGCAGGATCTGCCGCAGATCGTCTCCCGCGCCACCATCGCCAACATCGTCAAGCACCGTGCCGAGGAAGTCTTCGAAATGGTTCGGGACAAGCTGAAGGATTCGCCCTTCGCCGCAGAGCCCAACGGCCGCGTCGTGCTCTCGGGCGGAGCCTCGCAGCTCACTGGCCTCGTCGAACTCGGAACCCAGATACTCGGCCGGCCCGTGCGGGTCGGACGTCCGCTCGGCTTTGGCCGGCTGCCGAACGAGGCGAAGAACGCCGCGTTCGCGGTGCCGGCCGGACTCCTCGTCTACCCGCAATATGTTCACCTCGAACATGTCGAACCGCGGCATACGCGGCAGCAGGTCAGGACAGGGACGGGCGGTTATTTCGGAAAGGTCGGACGATGGCTACGCGAGGGCTTCTGA
- the ftsZ gene encoding cell division protein FtsZ, whose product MTISINVPDIHELKPRITVFGVGGAGGNAVNNMITAGLQGVDFVVANTDAQALTMSKAQRIVQMGTAVTQGLGAGSQPNVGAAAAEEVIDELRDHLSGANMVFVTAGMGGGTGTGAAPVIAKTARDMGILTVGVVTKPFHFEGGRRMRTAESGINELHKVVDTLLIIPNQNLFRVANEKTTFADAFAMADQVLYSGVACITDLMVKEGLINLDFADVRAVMREMGKAMMGTGEASGDKRALTAAEAAIANPLIDDSSMKGAKGLLISITGGKDLTLFEVDEAATRIREEVDQDANIIVGATFDEALDGLIRVSVVATGIEQAAIARNSQATSAPVANAAPQAQQAPAAPPVAAESRLADLTARLRADNQRMAERAQKLEAQMPAAAQPPVAAAPRPNVERAALAAIAAAVAEVPQAPAPMQTYGDVTVRPIAQKPTLFPEPEQAPIAMQEPMTPETFIPPQAERPVRAPRMPRIDELPMPAQAELRQARGEVEEETPPKSRLSLLQRLANVGLGRRDEESEPPVAARTAGPAMPPLPERRQQKTVAQQIASSEPVSEYARRPAPQGLDMHGRPAPVAPAPQGDDHLDIPAFLRRQAT is encoded by the coding sequence ATGACCATCAGCATCAACGTTCCTGATATTCACGAACTGAAGCCCCGGATCACCGTGTTCGGCGTCGGCGGCGCCGGTGGCAACGCGGTCAACAACATGATCACGGCGGGCCTTCAGGGCGTCGACTTCGTGGTCGCCAACACCGACGCCCAGGCGCTGACGATGTCGAAGGCGCAGCGCATCGTGCAGATGGGCACCGCGGTCACGCAAGGGCTCGGCGCCGGCTCGCAGCCGAACGTCGGCGCCGCGGCGGCGGAAGAGGTGATCGACGAGCTGCGCGACCATCTCTCGGGCGCCAACATGGTGTTCGTCACCGCCGGCATGGGCGGCGGCACCGGCACCGGCGCAGCGCCCGTGATCGCCAAGACCGCGCGCGACATGGGCATCCTCACCGTCGGCGTCGTGACCAAGCCGTTCCACTTCGAGGGCGGCCGCCGCATGCGCACCGCTGAATCCGGCATCAACGAGCTTCACAAGGTCGTGGACACGCTCCTGATCATCCCGAACCAGAACCTGTTCCGGGTCGCCAACGAGAAGACCACCTTCGCCGACGCCTTCGCGATGGCCGACCAGGTGCTCTATTCGGGCGTTGCCTGCATCACCGACCTGATGGTCAAGGAAGGCCTGATCAACCTCGACTTCGCCGACGTCCGCGCCGTCATGCGCGAGATGGGCAAGGCGATGATGGGCACGGGCGAAGCCTCCGGCGACAAGCGTGCGCTGACCGCCGCCGAAGCTGCGATCGCGAACCCGCTGATCGACGATAGCTCGATGAAGGGCGCCAAGGGCCTCCTCATCTCGATCACCGGCGGCAAGGACCTCACCCTGTTCGAGGTCGACGAAGCCGCGACCCGCATCCGCGAGGAAGTGGACCAGGACGCCAACATCATCGTCGGCGCAACCTTCGACGAGGCGCTCGACGGACTGATCCGCGTCTCGGTCGTTGCCACCGGCATCGAGCAGGCCGCGATCGCCCGTAACAGCCAGGCGACCAGCGCTCCCGTCGCGAACGCGGCGCCGCAGGCACAGCAGGCTCCCGCAGCGCCGCCCGTGGCTGCCGAGAGCCGTCTCGCCGACCTGACCGCGCGGCTCCGCGCCGACAATCAGCGCATGGCCGAGCGCGCCCAGAAGCTGGAAGCGCAGATGCCGGCCGCAGCACAGCCTCCGGTCGCTGCAGCGCCCCGTCCGAACGTCGAGCGCGCTGCGCTCGCCGCGATCGCCGCCGCCGTTGCGGAGGTGCCGCAGGCACCTGCGCCGATGCAGACCTACGGCGACGTCACCGTGCGCCCGATCGCTCAGAAGCCGACCCTGTTTCCGGAGCCTGAGCAGGCCCCGATCGCGATGCAGGAGCCGATGACGCCCGAGACCTTCATCCCGCCGCAGGCCGAGCGCCCGGTCCGTGCGCCGCGGATGCCGCGCATCGACGAGCTGCCGATGCCGGCCCAGGCCGAGCTTCGCCAGGCTCGCGGTGAGGTCGAGGAGGAGACGCCGCCGAAGAGCCGCCTGTCGCTGCTCCAGCGCCTCGCCAATGTCGGCCTCGGCCGTCGCGACGAGGAAAGTGAGCCGCCGGTCGCGGCCCGCACCGCCGGTCCCGCAATGCCGCCGCTGCCCGAGCGCCGGCAGCAGAAGACCGTGGCGCAGCAGATCGCGTCGAGCGAACCGGTATCTGAGTATGCCCGCCGACCCGCGC